The following proteins are encoded in a genomic region of Oryzias latipes chromosome 17, ASM223467v1:
- the LOC105356165 gene encoding zinc finger protein 37 — MYEPAGCCVVDSPLNRVAAAAAMSSVQSLREFISERLTAAAEEIFRQFEKTIIQYEEEMDRQRRLLDSSSWKRNTNTADLQQKHTWKQKQTVADQQLFNQERSCSQNQKEAEPPQVPEQQEEEEMSCLLENIWEPELELHRADLHQPPKLKEEESSLKQEEMELPQIKEEEEEEEDQVALKTDAFEEGHLCDAEFPSHQLPPDNCSGEENQDQQRSNTEPSRSTTAAKLRTKNSMGAGTCPLSETQRLTDTSETSDRRSPSRTFSSHTSTLRRQTRPYEPAESAYFCHECGKCFNQRGSLKVHMRTHTGEKPFSCSHCGRRFTRSGDLSSHMRTHTGEKPFSCQICGKSFSQSCNLLCHLRTHTGEKPFTCPTCGRKFNRRNNLKTHMKAHCLEQSPL, encoded by the exons ATGTATGAGCCTGCAGGCTGCTGTGTTGTGGATTCTCCGCTGAATAGagttgcagctgcagcagcgatGTCTTCAGTTCAGTCTCTGAGAGAGTTTATCAGCGAGCGactcactgctgctgctgaagaaatctTCAGACAGTTTGAGAAAACCATCATCCAGTATGAGGAAGAGATGGatcgtcagcgcagactgctggatagTAGCAGCtggaaaagaaacacaaacacagcag ACCTCCAACAGAAACACACGTGGAAGCAGAAACAGACTGTCGCTGACCAGCAGCTCTTTAACCAGGAGAGGAGCTGCAGCCAGAACCAGAAGGAAGCAGAACCTCCACAGGTCCCAgaacagcaggaggaagaggagatgagCTGTCTGCTGGAGAACATCTGGGAACCAGAACTGGAGCTTCACAGAGCAG ATCTCCACCAGCCTCCTAAACTCAAAGAGGAGGAGTCCAGTCTGAAGCAGGAGGAAATGGAGCTTCCACAGatcaaagaggaggaggaggaggaggaagatcagGTGGCGCTGAAGACTGATGCCTTTGAGGAAGGACACCTCTGTGACGCAGAATTCCCCAGTCATCAGCTTCCGCCCGACAATTGTTCCGGAGAGGAGAATCAGGATCAGCAAAGAAGCAACACTGAGCCCTCCAGATCAACCACAGCTGCAAAGCTAAGGACGAAGAACAGCATGGGTGCAGGTACCTGTCCTCTCTCAGAGACCCAACGTCTGACAGACACCAGTGAGACGTCTGACAGGAGGAGTCCCAGCAGGACCTTCTCGTCTCATACGTCCACGCTGAGAAGACAGACAAGGCCCTATGAACCGGCCGAGAGTGCCTACTTCTGCCACGAGTGCGGGAAATGCTTCAATCAGCGCGGCAGTCTGAAAGTCCACATGAGGACTCACACGGGCGAGAAGCCCTTCTCCTGCAGCCACTGTGGACGAAGATTCACTCGGAGTGGAGACCTGTCCAGCCACATGCGAACCCACACGGGCGAGAAGCCCTTCTCCTGCCAGATCTGCGGAAAGAGCTTCAGTCAGAGCTGTAATCTGCTGTGTCACCTGAGGACGCACACAGGGGAGAAGCCCTTCACGTGCCCAACCTGTGGGAGAAAATTCAACCGAAGAAATAACCTGAAGACCCATATGAAGGCCCACTGCTTAGAGCAGTCCCCACTCTGA